The following are encoded in a window of Mycobacteroides chelonae CCUG 47445 genomic DNA:
- a CDS encoding GNAT family N-acetyltransferase, with the protein MRIRDATAADAAACAAIYAPYVTDTAISFEEVPPSDVVLAERIQTAAHRHAWLVAEDAGEILGYAYAVPWKSRTAYQWACEVSVYVDGARRQRGAGRQLYAALLERLRSLGYRTVLAVVVVPNLASEKLHLAMGFEQVALYRRIGYKLGSWHDVAHFQLFLTSSDDASAPGPPPGSA; encoded by the coding sequence ATGCGTATTCGTGACGCCACGGCCGCCGACGCGGCCGCGTGCGCAGCGATCTATGCGCCGTATGTCACCGACACGGCTATTTCGTTCGAGGAGGTGCCGCCGTCGGATGTCGTTCTTGCCGAACGCATCCAGACGGCGGCTCACCGCCATGCCTGGCTAGTCGCTGAGGACGCCGGAGAGATTCTCGGGTATGCCTATGCGGTGCCGTGGAAGTCGCGCACGGCCTATCAGTGGGCTTGCGAAGTGAGCGTGTATGTCGATGGTGCGCGCCGGCAGCGCGGAGCGGGTCGTCAGTTGTACGCGGCTCTGTTGGAGCGGTTGCGCTCCCTCGGCTATCGCACGGTGCTGGCCGTTGTCGTAGTGCCTAATCTGGCGAGCGAAAAACTACACCTGGCAATGGGATTCGAACAGGTGGCGCTGTATCGACGCATCGGTTACAAGCTGGGTAGCTGGCACGACGTGGCACACTTCCAGCTCTTCTTAACGTCCAGCGACGATGCTTCTGCGCCCGGGCCGCCGCCCGGGTCGGCCTAG
- a CDS encoding metal-dependent transcriptional regulator: MNDLVDTTEMYLRTIYDLEEEGVVPLRARIAERLEQSGPTVSQTVARMERDGLLNVAGDRHLELTDKGRALAVSVMRKHRLAECLLVDIIGLPWEDVHAEACRWEHVMSEDVERRLLTVLNNPTTSPFGNPIPGLSELGVAPDRSENASAVRLTEIAGGSQVAVVVRRLAEHVQADTDLLTRLKDAGIVPNARVTVESSSEGVIIVIPGHESVELPHEMAHAVMVEKV; encoded by the coding sequence GTGAACGATCTTGTCGATACGACAGAAATGTATCTGCGAACGATCTACGACCTCGAAGAAGAGGGCGTGGTGCCGCTGCGTGCCCGCATTGCCGAAAGGCTCGAGCAGAGCGGCCCGACCGTGAGCCAGACGGTGGCGCGGATGGAACGCGACGGCCTGCTGAACGTCGCCGGCGACCGCCACTTGGAACTCACCGACAAGGGCCGCGCACTGGCGGTCTCGGTGATGCGCAAGCACCGGCTGGCCGAGTGCCTGCTGGTCGACATCATCGGGCTGCCCTGGGAAGACGTGCACGCCGAGGCTTGCCGTTGGGAACATGTGATGAGCGAGGATGTCGAGCGCCGACTGCTCACCGTGCTCAACAACCCGACCACTTCCCCGTTCGGTAACCCCATTCCCGGTCTCTCCGAGCTGGGTGTCGCCCCTGACCGGTCCGAGAATGCGAGCGCCGTGCGGCTCACCGAGATTGCCGGGGGCTCACAGGTTGCCGTGGTGGTGCGCCGCCTGGCCGAACACGTGCAGGCCGATACCGATCTGCTGACGCGCCTTAAGGACGCTGGCATCGTGCCGAATGCGCGCGTCACCGTGGAGTCCTCCTCCGAGGGCGTCATCATCGTCATTCCCGGCCATGAAAGTGTCGAGCTGCCGCATGAGATGGCGCACGCCGTCATGGTGGAGAAGGTCTAG
- a CDS encoding proteasome assembly chaperone family protein → MTSSNDGEQQPYRPDQSGMYELEFPGPQLASADGRGPVLVHALQGFSDSGHAVKLAAAHLRDTLESELVASFAIDDLLDYRSRRPVMTFKSDHFTEYATPELNLYALKDTKGTPFLLLAGLEPDLKWERFVTAIRLLADQLGVRKTIGLGAIPMAVPHTRPITLTAHGNDRKTLDEHPGWIDEVQVPGSASNLLEFRLAQHGHDVVGFAVHVPHYLAQTDYPEASQRLLEEVARTGDLDLDLQALTEAAGKVRNQINEQVEGSEEVAQVVQALERQYDAFVAAQENRSLLARDEELPSGDELAGEFERFLAEQAKFGEDPSGDGPVL, encoded by the coding sequence ATGACAAGCAGTAACGACGGGGAGCAGCAGCCGTACAGACCCGATCAGAGTGGCATGTACGAGCTGGAATTCCCGGGCCCACAGCTGGCATCCGCCGATGGGCGCGGTCCGGTTCTGGTGCATGCGTTGCAGGGCTTCTCCGACTCCGGTCACGCCGTGAAACTGGCGGCCGCCCATCTGCGTGACACGCTCGAAAGCGAGTTGGTCGCGTCATTCGCCATCGACGATCTGCTCGACTACCGGTCTCGCCGTCCGGTGATGACGTTCAAGAGCGATCACTTCACCGAGTACGCCACGCCCGAACTCAACCTGTATGCGCTCAAAGACACCAAGGGCACACCGTTCCTGCTGCTGGCCGGGCTTGAGCCAGATCTGAAGTGGGAGCGTTTCGTCACCGCGATCCGGCTGCTGGCCGATCAACTCGGCGTACGCAAGACCATTGGACTGGGCGCGATTCCGATGGCGGTACCGCATACCCGCCCGATCACCCTGACCGCACACGGAAACGACCGCAAGACCCTCGACGAGCACCCGGGCTGGATCGACGAGGTCCAGGTCCCGGGCAGCGCCTCCAACCTGCTGGAGTTCCGTCTGGCCCAGCACGGCCACGATGTGGTCGGCTTCGCCGTCCACGTTCCCCATTACCTGGCACAGACCGACTACCCGGAGGCCTCGCAACGCCTGCTGGAAGAAGTCGCCAGGACCGGCGATCTGGATCTGGATCTGCAGGCGCTTACCGAGGCAGCCGGCAAGGTGCGCAACCAGATCAACGAGCAGGTGGAAGGCAGCGAAGAGGTCGCTCAGGTGGTCCAGGCACTGGAACGCCAGTACGACGCCTTCGTCGCGGCGCAGGAGAATCGCTCGTTGCTGGCACGGGACGAGGAGCTTCCCAGCGGTGACGAACTGGCCGGAGAGTTCGAGCGTTTCCTCGCTGAACAGGCCAAGTTCGGCGAGGATCCGTCCGGCGATGGGCCTGTTCTCTAA
- the sthA gene encoding Si-specific NAD(P)(+) transhydrogenase translates to MTNGLRASGSSTAAETPTYDLVVIGSGPGGQKAAIAAAKLGKSVAVVERDNMLGGVCTNTGTIPSKTLREAVLYLTGMNQRELYGASYRVKANITPEDLLARTEHVIRKEIEVVRSQLLRNRIDLISGIGRFADEHTVVVEEPSRGERTTLHAEYVVLATGTKPARPAGVAFDERRVLDSDGILDLRFIPGSMVVVGAGVIGIEYASMFAALGTKVTVVEKRDSMLDFCDPEVVEALRFHLRDLAVTFRFGEEVTAVDVNDSGTMTTLASGKQIPADTVMYSAGRQGQTDQLDLARAGLEADNRGRIWVDANFQTKVDHIYAVGDVIGFPALAATSMDQGRLAAYHAFGEPSKGMTDLQPIGIYSIPEVSYVGATEVELTKNAIPYEVGVSRYRELARGQIAGDSYGMLKLLVSTEDLRLLGVHIFGSDATDLVHIGQAVMGCGGTVEYLVDAVFNYPTFSEAYKVAALDVMNKIRALNQFKA, encoded by the coding sequence ATGACCAACGGTCTTCGCGCAAGCGGCTCATCCACGGCAGCAGAAACCCCCACCTACGACCTTGTCGTGATCGGATCGGGCCCCGGCGGCCAGAAGGCCGCCATCGCCGCGGCCAAGCTGGGCAAGTCGGTGGCCGTGGTCGAACGCGACAACATGCTCGGCGGTGTTTGCACCAACACCGGAACCATTCCGTCCAAGACACTGCGTGAGGCCGTCCTCTACCTGACCGGCATGAACCAGCGCGAGCTCTATGGCGCGAGCTACCGGGTGAAAGCGAACATCACTCCCGAAGATCTGCTGGCCCGCACCGAACACGTCATCCGTAAGGAAATCGAGGTGGTGCGTTCCCAGCTCCTGCGCAATCGGATCGACCTGATCAGCGGCATCGGACGGTTCGCCGATGAGCACACCGTCGTAGTGGAAGAGCCCTCCCGGGGCGAGCGCACCACACTGCATGCCGAGTACGTCGTGCTGGCCACCGGCACCAAGCCCGCCCGGCCCGCCGGTGTGGCGTTCGACGAACGCCGCGTCCTGGATTCGGACGGCATCCTGGATCTGCGCTTCATCCCCGGATCCATGGTGGTGGTCGGCGCGGGCGTCATCGGAATCGAGTACGCCTCCATGTTCGCCGCCCTGGGCACCAAGGTGACCGTGGTGGAGAAACGCGACTCGATGCTGGACTTCTGCGATCCCGAAGTCGTTGAGGCCCTTCGCTTTCACCTGCGCGACTTGGCCGTGACCTTCCGTTTCGGCGAGGAGGTCACCGCCGTCGACGTCAATGATTCGGGCACCATGACCACATTGGCCAGCGGCAAACAGATCCCCGCGGATACCGTGATGTACTCCGCGGGACGACAGGGGCAGACAGATCAGCTCGACCTCGCCCGGGCCGGGCTGGAGGCCGACAACCGTGGCCGGATCTGGGTTGACGCGAACTTTCAGACCAAGGTCGACCACATCTACGCGGTGGGTGATGTGATCGGCTTCCCCGCGCTGGCGGCCACGTCGATGGATCAGGGCCGCCTCGCGGCCTACCACGCGTTTGGCGAGCCCTCCAAAGGCATGACCGATCTGCAACCGATCGGCATCTATTCGATCCCCGAAGTGTCCTATGTGGGCGCCACCGAAGTTGAACTCACCAAGAACGCGATTCCCTACGAGGTGGGTGTCTCGCGTTATCGCGAGCTGGCGCGCGGTCAGATCGCCGGAGATTCCTACGGAATGCTCAAGCTGCTGGTCTCCACCGAGGACCTCAGGCTGCTCGGCGTGCACATCTTCGGCTCCGATGCCACCGACCTGGTCCACATCGGACAGGCGGTGATGGGCTGCGGCGGCACCGTCGAATACCTGGTCGACGCGGTTTTCAACTACCCGACGTTCTCCGAGGCCTACAAGGTCGCGGCACTCGACGTGATGAACAAGATCCGCGCGCTCAACCAGTTCAAGGCCTGA
- a CDS encoding PhzF family phenazine biosynthesis protein, whose protein sequence is MSVDVAVVRVFTDETGNFGNPLGIVNGADVAASARQEVATRLGFSETVFVDLPAEGSNTAHLRIFTPAAELPFAGHPTVGLAWWLRERGTPVNTLQVPAGVLQVSYDDRTWIRARSEWSPETDFHELDSPSDVDAADPSDYADELLHCVWAWQDRNASLVRSRVFAFDLGVNEDEATGSVAARMTDLLSRDLIVNQGKGSQILTQWSPEGWVTIGGHVVADQSLTLD, encoded by the coding sequence ATGAGTGTTGATGTCGCGGTTGTTCGCGTATTCACCGACGAGACAGGCAACTTCGGTAATCCCCTGGGGATCGTCAATGGCGCCGACGTCGCAGCGTCGGCACGCCAGGAGGTCGCCACCCGGTTGGGTTTCAGCGAAACAGTTTTCGTCGATCTTCCCGCCGAAGGATCGAACACCGCACATCTGCGGATATTCACCCCGGCCGCCGAGCTGCCCTTCGCCGGACATCCGACAGTCGGATTGGCGTGGTGGCTGCGTGAACGCGGGACACCGGTCAACACCCTCCAAGTTCCCGCGGGCGTGCTCCAGGTGAGCTACGACGACCGCACGTGGATACGCGCCCGATCCGAGTGGTCACCCGAGACCGATTTCCACGAGCTGGACTCCCCCAGCGATGTGGATGCTGCCGATCCCTCCGACTACGCCGACGAGTTACTGCACTGCGTGTGGGCGTGGCAGGACCGTAACGCGAGTCTGGTGCGATCGCGGGTGTTCGCGTTCGACCTGGGCGTCAACGAGGACGAAGCAACTGGTTCGGTGGCGGCACGGATGACCGACCTGTTGAGCCGTGATCTGATCGTCAATCAGGGCAAGGGTTCACAGATTCTCACGCAATGGAGCCCGGAGGGCTGGGTGACTATCGGTGGCCATGTCGTCGCCGATCAGTCACTGACGTTGGACTAG
- a CDS encoding LysM peptidoglycan-binding domain-containing protein encodes MSTNVLTTPRLRTAEHASRECAPQARAYSAQYPLTQRRALPVRTVAYRRPSGRPVAYRGNGIRVSSVPHRVHRRSPVSLKATIVVSVGAAVATMWLLMLGQVSAAGIGGVDVPDRVAVVQVAPGETLADVASRVAPGAPRSAVVSKIRELNELDSATVQAGQTLVSPVG; translated from the coding sequence ATGAGCACAAACGTTCTCACCACGCCGCGTCTTCGCACCGCCGAGCACGCATCACGCGAGTGCGCCCCGCAGGCGCGCGCGTACAGCGCCCAATATCCGCTCACCCAGCGCCGGGCGCTGCCGGTGCGCACCGTCGCCTACCGGAGGCCTTCCGGCCGGCCAGTTGCCTACCGGGGTAACGGCATCCGAGTCTCGTCGGTGCCGCATCGGGTGCATCGTCGGAGCCCGGTGAGCCTTAAGGCCACCATCGTTGTCTCGGTGGGTGCCGCCGTGGCCACCATGTGGCTGTTGATGCTCGGCCAGGTCAGCGCCGCCGGAATCGGGGGAGTTGACGTGCCCGACCGCGTGGCGGTTGTCCAGGTCGCGCCCGGAGAGACCCTGGCTGATGTGGCCTCGCGTGTCGCACCGGGCGCGCCGCGCTCGGCGGTGGTGTCCAAGATCCGTGAACTCAATGAACTCGATTCGGCGACAGTGCAAGCCGGTCAGACACTTGTTTCTCCGGTCGGCTGA
- a CDS encoding alanine/ornithine racemase family PLP-dependent enzyme → MTLRLETDLDKVEQNTRILVDRLTGVGIRVTGITKAVLGSPGVGAAMLRGGARGLGDSRIPNLARLAGLDCLPLRTLIRSPMLSQVAQIVDIADVSLNTEAVVLAALDKAASQQNRVHAVVLMVELGDLREGIALDDAPEAARAVLGHSSLRLAGLGANLACQSGVVPDDRNMGILTELANHIEALHGISLEVVSGGNSANLNWALHTHDVGRIDELRLGEAILLGVDPLYRTPIPGLHTNAFTLSAEVIEVAMKPAQPWGHRAQAAFGEAPARTGSATVRQAILALGRQDVDPDGLQPPEGIMVLGMSSDHLVVDLGDHQAVVGDEIAFGIGYGTLVRAMTSPFVAKIEHLGRSIAPHGIRSLR, encoded by the coding sequence GTGACACTTCGGCTCGAGACCGATCTCGACAAGGTCGAGCAGAACACGCGGATCCTGGTTGATCGGCTTACCGGGGTGGGCATCCGGGTCACCGGCATCACCAAGGCAGTGTTGGGCTCGCCGGGTGTCGGTGCGGCGATGCTGCGCGGCGGCGCCCGCGGACTCGGTGACTCACGGATACCGAACCTCGCTCGGCTGGCCGGCCTCGACTGCCTACCGCTACGCACGTTGATCCGCTCACCCATGCTCAGCCAAGTGGCACAGATCGTTGACATCGCCGATGTCAGTCTGAACACCGAGGCCGTCGTCCTGGCTGCGCTCGATAAGGCCGCGTCCCAACAGAACCGGGTACATGCCGTCGTGCTCATGGTTGAACTGGGCGACCTGCGTGAGGGCATCGCGCTGGACGACGCCCCCGAAGCTGCGCGGGCCGTTCTTGGCCACTCCTCGTTGCGGCTCGCCGGGCTCGGTGCCAACCTCGCTTGTCAGAGCGGCGTCGTGCCCGACGACCGGAACATGGGCATCCTTACGGAGCTCGCGAACCACATCGAGGCACTGCACGGGATCTCGCTCGAGGTTGTCTCAGGCGGCAACTCTGCGAACCTGAACTGGGCGCTGCACACACACGACGTCGGCCGGATCGACGAACTCCGGCTCGGTGAAGCCATTCTTCTCGGCGTCGACCCGCTGTACCGAACACCGATCCCCGGCCTGCACACGAATGCCTTCACCTTGAGTGCAGAAGTCATCGAGGTCGCGATGAAACCCGCTCAACCCTGGGGGCATCGTGCTCAGGCGGCATTCGGCGAAGCACCGGCCCGCACCGGCAGTGCGACTGTGCGCCAGGCAATCCTGGCCCTCGGCCGCCAGGACGTGGACCCGGATGGCCTGCAGCCACCCGAGGGCATCATGGTCCTCGGGATGAGCAGCGACCATCTGGTGGTCGACCTCGGTGATCACCAGGCGGTTGTCGGAGACGAGATCGCCTTCGGTATCGGCTACGGCACGCTCGTGCGGGCGATGACATCGCCCTTCGTCGCCAAGATCGAGCATCTGGGCCGTTCCATCGCACCCCACGGGATACGGTCACTCCGGTAG
- the nrdR gene encoding transcriptional regulator NrdR codes for MHCPFCRHPDSRVVDSREADEGQAIRRRRSCPECGRRFTTVETAVLAVVKRSGVTEPFSRDKVIKGVRRACQGRDVDDDALNLLAQQVEDAVRAAGSPEIPSNEVGLAILGPLRDLDEVAYLRFASVYRGFSSAEDFEREIAALRAHRDAPTGS; via the coding sequence ATGCACTGTCCGTTCTGCCGGCATCCAGACTCGCGTGTGGTCGATTCCCGTGAGGCGGATGAGGGTCAGGCGATACGGCGACGTCGATCGTGCCCGGAGTGCGGCCGTCGTTTCACCACCGTCGAGACCGCTGTGCTCGCTGTTGTGAAGCGCAGCGGTGTCACCGAGCCGTTCAGTCGCGACAAGGTCATCAAGGGCGTACGCCGTGCCTGTCAGGGTCGCGACGTCGACGACGACGCGCTGAATCTGCTTGCTCAGCAAGTCGAGGATGCCGTCAGGGCCGCCGGATCCCCGGAAATCCCCAGCAATGAGGTGGGCCTGGCCATCCTTGGCCCGCTTCGCGACCTGGACGAGGTCGCGTACCTGCGTTTCGCCTCGGTGTATCGCGGATTCAGCTCCGCCGAGGACTTCGAACGCGAGATCGCCGCATTGCGCGCGCACCGGGACGCGCCGACAGGGTCCTAG
- a CDS encoding DUF1611 domain-containing protein produces MSSLTSGTPFLGASERSEGILPAAPFPMPVGSTAIVYCEGQFGEQDGKTANGLVRHSEKYEILSVIDSLRAGVDAGKLLDGTANGIPVLASLAESVAHAGRVPDYLICGLAPADGLLSNEQRLVLLDGIARGMHIINGLHEFLNDDAEFVAAAVIARVTITDVRQPKSKRDLHLFSGRIFDITCPRIAILGTDGAIGKRTTATLLVQALNARGIRAVMVGTGQTTLIQGGKYGVALDALVPQFCSGEVEHQVVAASEGEDPDVIVVEGQGALSHPAYITSAHILRGSRPAGVIVQHAPKRKVLGDFPMVPMPTAASEIALIEAFADTRVIGVTINHEEMTGDELNDAISEHHSELGLPVTDPLTRPASELVEMVLSAFPVLAGKANATTPV; encoded by the coding sequence ATGTCGTCACTCACAAGCGGTACCCCCTTTCTCGGTGCCTCCGAACGCAGCGAAGGCATCCTTCCCGCGGCTCCCTTCCCAATGCCTGTTGGCTCCACCGCGATCGTCTACTGCGAGGGACAATTCGGTGAGCAGGACGGCAAGACCGCCAACGGCCTAGTGCGGCACTCGGAGAAGTACGAGATCCTCAGTGTCATCGACAGCCTCCGGGCCGGAGTCGATGCCGGAAAACTCCTCGACGGCACGGCGAACGGTATCCCGGTGCTGGCATCGCTGGCCGAGTCCGTCGCTCACGCAGGCCGCGTACCCGACTACCTGATCTGTGGGCTGGCGCCTGCCGACGGCCTACTGTCGAACGAGCAGCGGCTCGTACTGCTAGACGGCATCGCCCGCGGGATGCACATCATCAACGGCCTGCACGAGTTCCTCAACGACGATGCCGAATTCGTAGCAGCAGCTGTGATCGCCCGAGTCACCATCACCGATGTACGCCAACCGAAGTCCAAGCGCGACCTACACCTGTTCTCCGGCCGGATCTTCGACATCACCTGCCCAAGAATCGCGATCCTGGGTACGGACGGGGCGATCGGGAAACGCACCACCGCCACCTTGCTGGTCCAAGCATTGAATGCACGCGGCATCAGGGCGGTCATGGTCGGCACCGGTCAGACCACCCTGATCCAGGGCGGGAAGTACGGCGTGGCGCTGGACGCGCTGGTCCCCCAGTTCTGCTCGGGTGAAGTCGAGCACCAGGTCGTCGCCGCGTCCGAGGGTGAAGACCCTGACGTGATCGTGGTCGAGGGCCAGGGCGCGCTGAGCCACCCCGCGTACATCACGTCGGCCCACATCCTGCGGGGCAGCCGCCCGGCCGGCGTGATCGTGCAGCACGCACCAAAACGTAAGGTGCTCGGCGACTTCCCCATGGTGCCGATGCCGACCGCAGCCAGCGAGATCGCACTGATCGAGGCGTTCGCCGATACTCGCGTCATCGGGGTCACGATCAACCACGAGGAAATGACCGGCGACGAGCTGAACGATGCGATCTCCGAGCATCATTCGGAGCTCGGCCTCCCGGTTACCGACCCGCTGACACGCCCCGCTTCGGAGCTGGTCGAGATGGTGCTGTCGGCTTTCCCTGTCCTCGCTGGGAAAGCCAACGCGACCACCCCAGTGTGA
- a CDS encoding alpha/beta fold hydrolase: MNPPPRLLHPVPDTEHTEGADVGDNAESATDASTRPRMAFRTIHGYRRAFRIAGSGPALLLIHGIGDNSATWDSVHAQLAEHFTVIAPDLLGHGQSDKPRADYSVAAYANGMRDLLAVLDIERVTVVGHSLGGGVAMQFTYQFPHLVERLILVAPGGVTKDVNIVLRCASMPVIGDAIGLLRLPLAMPMIRLTGAIAGATLGRAGMGRDIPDVLRVLADLPEPRASAAFTRTLRAVVDWRGQVVTMLDRCYLTESVPVQLIWGSDDLVIPVSHGHFAHAAMPGSTLEIFEHSGHFPFHDDPDRFISIVRQFIASTEPAEYDENELRRLLRTGITEHTISGAARTRMAVLDAMGTDERSAT, translated from the coding sequence ATGAATCCTCCGCCGCGGCTCCTGCATCCAGTGCCGGATACTGAGCACACCGAGGGTGCTGATGTCGGCGACAATGCCGAATCGGCCACCGACGCATCGACGCGTCCGCGGATGGCGTTCCGCACCATCCACGGGTACCGGCGCGCCTTTCGAATCGCGGGATCGGGACCCGCACTCCTGCTCATCCACGGTATCGGCGACAACTCCGCGACATGGGACAGCGTGCACGCGCAGCTCGCCGAGCATTTCACTGTGATCGCCCCGGATCTGCTGGGGCACGGCCAGTCGGATAAACCACGCGCCGACTACTCGGTGGCGGCCTACGCCAATGGCATGCGGGACTTGCTGGCCGTGCTGGACATCGAAAGGGTCACCGTCGTCGGGCATTCGCTGGGCGGCGGCGTTGCGATGCAGTTCACCTACCAGTTCCCCCACCTGGTAGAGCGCCTGATCCTGGTCGCGCCGGGCGGGGTGACCAAAGACGTCAACATCGTATTGCGTTGTGCGTCAATGCCCGTCATCGGAGATGCGATCGGCCTGCTCAGACTACCGCTGGCCATGCCGATGATCCGGCTGACCGGCGCAATAGCCGGCGCGACGTTGGGACGGGCCGGAATGGGCCGCGACATCCCCGACGTCCTGCGGGTTCTCGCCGACCTGCCCGAGCCCCGGGCCTCGGCCGCGTTCACCCGGACGTTGCGCGCCGTGGTGGATTGGCGCGGCCAGGTGGTCACCATGCTGGACCGATGTTATTTGACCGAGTCCGTTCCCGTGCAGTTGATTTGGGGTAGCGACGACCTAGTGATCCCGGTTAGCCACGGACATTTCGCCCATGCGGCCATGCCCGGCTCGACACTAGAGATCTTCGAGCACTCCGGGCATTTCCCCTTCCACGACGACCCCGATCGTTTCATCAGCATCGTTCGCCAATTCATCGCCTCCACCGAGCCCGCCGAATACGACGAGAATGAGTTGCGCCGACTGTTGCGCACCGGCATCACCGAGCACACGATCAGTGGGGCCGCACGGACCCGGATGGCGGTGCTCGACGCCATGGGCACCGACGAGCGCAGCGCCACCTAG
- the lexA gene encoding transcriptional repressor LexA, producing MSDTPSKGPATGSLTERQRTILEVIRASVNERGYPPSIREIGDAVGLTSTSSVAHQLRTLEQKGFLRRDPNRPRAVDVRGIDDSHSPSATTDVVGSGDLPEPTFVPVLGRIAAGGPILAEEAVEDVFPLPRELVGEGSLFLLKVVGESMIDAAICDGDWVVVRQQNVADNGDIVAAMIDGEATVKTFKRTTGQVWLMPHNPLFEPIPGNDAAILGKVVTVIRKV from the coding sequence ATGAGCGATACACCCAGCAAGGGACCCGCCACCGGTTCACTGACCGAGCGCCAGCGGACCATCCTGGAGGTCATCCGCGCATCGGTGAATGAACGGGGCTACCCCCCGAGCATCCGCGAAATCGGAGACGCCGTCGGGCTTACCTCGACGTCGTCGGTCGCCCATCAACTACGCACCCTCGAACAGAAGGGCTTCCTGCGGCGTGATCCGAATCGTCCACGCGCCGTTGATGTTCGGGGAATCGATGATTCCCACTCCCCATCGGCCACCACCGACGTGGTGGGCTCGGGCGATCTGCCGGAGCCCACGTTCGTGCCCGTGCTGGGGCGGATCGCCGCCGGTGGCCCCATCCTGGCCGAGGAGGCCGTTGAGGATGTGTTCCCGCTCCCCCGCGAACTCGTCGGCGAGGGATCGCTGTTCCTGCTCAAGGTCGTCGGCGAATCGATGATCGACGCCGCGATCTGCGATGGCGACTGGGTGGTGGTCCGCCAGCAGAACGTCGCCGACAACGGCGACATCGTGGCAGCGATGATCGATGGTGAGGCGACCGTCAAGACATTCAAGCGGACGACGGGTCAGGTGTGGCTGATGCCGCACAACCCGCTGTTCGAGCCCATCCCCGGCAACGACGCCGCCATCCTCGGCAAGGTCGTCACCGTCATCCGCAAAGTCTAG
- a CDS encoding DUF4192 domain-containing protein → MTSLIPGPLGRPDFRLNRPSALIAALPAMLGFIPEDSLVVVTLAGGLIEAILRRDLHDLDGTDYAAFEVLAEVLGPGPADAVIAVVISADMDEHEAGDIIRRLAKHLERQGISLIAGHTVDRVGPQGWWRCYDGCGAGGPVDDPECSPLTAAAVLAGRTVHRRREDLVALIAPTDTARTCALAVSLRRPSQGQGDGAVVDRRAVNRVMRAACQTAELRSLSNRELLAIARSLTVVRVRDTLCALAVGVLSDDVERLWLALSRLLPDPWRAEALVLLGFSAYVRGDGPLAGVALDAALTARPDHRLGQLLMSALHSGMRPDEIRALADTGFRLAHELGISLPPRQVRPVS, encoded by the coding sequence ATGACATCACTGATTCCCGGACCACTCGGTCGTCCCGACTTTCGATTGAATCGGCCCTCTGCACTGATCGCCGCGTTACCGGCGATGTTGGGGTTCATTCCGGAAGATTCCCTTGTCGTGGTCACACTCGCCGGTGGGCTCATCGAAGCGATACTGCGTAGGGATCTGCACGACCTGGACGGCACCGACTACGCGGCATTCGAGGTGTTAGCAGAGGTATTGGGCCCGGGGCCAGCCGATGCGGTGATCGCAGTGGTCATCAGCGCGGACATGGACGAGCACGAGGCCGGTGACATCATCCGGCGACTAGCGAAACATTTGGAACGTCAGGGTATTTCGTTAATCGCCGGCCATACGGTAGACCGTGTCGGGCCCCAGGGCTGGTGGCGGTGCTATGACGGATGCGGCGCAGGCGGGCCCGTCGACGATCCGGAATGCTCGCCGCTGACCGCGGCGGCGGTACTGGCCGGCAGGACCGTGCATCGCCGCAGGGAGGATCTCGTGGCGCTGATCGCGCCCACCGACACCGCGCGCACCTGCGCGCTGGCGGTTTCCTTGCGGCGGCCGTCTCAGGGACAGGGCGACGGGGCCGTGGTGGACCGGCGTGCCGTCAATCGAGTGATGCGGGCGGCGTGCCAAACAGCGGAACTCCGCTCACTGTCCAACCGTGAGCTGCTGGCGATAGCTCGCTCCCTGACGGTCGTGCGGGTTCGAGACACGCTGTGTGCCTTGGCTGTCGGTGTGCTGTCCGACGATGTGGAACGGTTGTGGCTGGCGCTGAGTCGATTGCTCCCGGACCCCTGGCGTGCGGAAGCGTTGGTGTTGTTGGGATTTAGTGCCTATGTGCGCGGCGACGGTCCACTGGCTGGTGTCGCGCTGGATGCCGCGCTGACGGCCCGGCCGGACCATCGTCTGGGACAGCTCCTGATGTCGGCGCTGCACTCCGGTATGCGCCCCGATGAGATTCGTGCGCTGGCCGATACCGGCTTCCGGCTGGCTCACGAGCTGGGAATCAGCCTGCCGCCCAGGCAAGTCCGACCTGTGAGCTAG